A genomic region of Zea mays cultivar B73 chromosome 6, Zm-B73-REFERENCE-NAM-5.0, whole genome shotgun sequence contains the following coding sequences:
- the LOC103628938 gene encoding uncharacterized protein gives MTTNAIVVNITLDGHNYPEWAFCVETALRGHGLLFHLTDAAPVLADDRRNAADIKTWQINDGKVMAAMVNSVKPSMIMSLSKFKTAKAIWSHLKERFVQDSGALLHTLMQQTHVIEQNDMSIDEYYSAFDRLMSALTSMVPACTADPCPAHQFIEKFFTYRFVMGVRAEFDSLRARLLQGSDTLTMAKALSDLLAEETRLHSLSSTGGNPHSVLAAAQKPKNIFKPCDHCGKTNHRSELCFVKFPDKLTDFRARRAARGRGQGPSNRGSVAVAATSSACTSESAWVLDSGASFHVTSDQSKLASTTPVTDGASVQTADGPSHRGSDWDWPSP, from the exons ATGACGACAAATGCTATTGTGGTCAATATCACTCTTGATGGACACAATTATCCGGAGTGGGCTTTCTGTGTTGAGACTGCACTCAGAGGACATGGATTACTCTTTCATTTGACTGATGCGGCACCCGTACTTGCGGATGATCGTCGCAATGCTGCTGATATCAAAACATGGCAGATTAATGATGGTAAAGTGATGGCTGCTATGGTGAACAGCGTCAAACCGTCTATGATTATGAGTTTGTCTAAATTTAAAACTGCCAAAGCCATCTGGTCTCATTTGAAGGAGCGTTTTGTTCAGGACAGTGGTGCTCTATTACACACTCTCATGCAGCAGACACATGTTATTGAGCAAAATGATATGAGCATTGATGAGTACTACTCAGCCTTTGATCGTCTGATGAGTGCTTTGACATCTATGGTGCCAGCTTGTACTGCTGATCCGTGTCCGGCTCATCAGTTTATTGAGAAGTTCTTCACTTACAGATTTGTTATGGGCGTTCGGGCCGAGTTTGATTCTCTTCGTGCTCGTTTACTTCAGGGTTCTGACACTCTCACAATGGCTAAGGCGTTGTCTGATTTACTTGCTGAAGAGACTCGTCTTCATTCTCTGTCCTCTACTGGTGGTAATCCTCACAGTGTGTTGGCTGCTGCCCAGAAACCTAAGAATATTTTTAAGCCTTGTGATCATTGTGGCAAGACCAATCATCGATCTGAGCTTTGCTTTGTCAAGTTCCCTGATAAGTTGACTGATTTCCGTGCACGACGTGCTGCTCGCGGTCGTGGTCAAGGACCATCTAATAGAGGCTCAGTTGCTGTTGCTGCCACTTCGTCCGCCTGTACTTCAGAGTCGGCCTGGGTACTTGATTCAGGAGCTTCCTTTCATGTCACATCTGATCAGTCAAAGTTGGCTTCTACTACACCTGTCACAGATGGTGCTTCAGTGCAGACAGCTGATG GACCTTCGCACAGGGGAAGTGATTGGGACTGGCCGTCGCCGTAG